Genomic window (Coriobacteriia bacterium):
ATCGAGGGTCTTGAAGCCATCGCCCTGGATCTCGCTGAAGTGCGCGAACAGATCGTCGCCACCCTCCTGCTCGATGAAGCCGTAGCCCTTGTCCGGGTTGAACCACTTTACTGTTCCTTCAGCCATGAAAACCAATCCAATCTCTTGCCCCTCGGGGCAAATAACAAGCGACGCGATTTC
Coding sequences:
- a CDS encoding cold-shock protein, with amino-acid sequence MAEGTVKWFNPDKGYGFIEQEGGDDLFAHFSEIQGDGFKTLDEGQAVTFEVGTGKNGKAQAQNIRKV